From the Anaerolineales bacterium genome, one window contains:
- a CDS encoding DNA polymerase III subunit alpha, with the protein MFVHLATHSQFSFLRGLPAPAQLAAAAAAASQPALALCDHNRLSGAIEFSLACQAAGIRPILGMTVTLQADQPLALRLLAINAQGWTQLCQLSSWLQGEPNGDERSLPFAQLQQHAEGLICLADAPHPELGQLFGDRFYRAGVDAALWPVYYLQPQEAGLQRVAAAIRTNTPLSALAADASVPAHFPSTAEMQARFSPAALAATWEIAERCQFDLPLGQPNFPQPDLPPGQSALEALRSRAYAGAQRHYGEINQALRTRLDHELQVIQASGYTTLFLIMEEILGFARRAGVPISSRGSAASSLVAHCLDITTPDPMRLNLYFERFLNPARPSPPDIDTDLCSRRRDVVIRHVYEHYGADRVAMVATINRFRRRSALREVAKAHGLPSAEIKRMVDSLPYRYWGPGNHPEDPQAYADLESRFRSPQHQRVFADAQALIGLPHHLSIHPGGIVISSGPLTDTVPTQFSGKGITITQYDLEGVQHMGLVKMDLLGTRGLTVLGDVADHIRQNGAAGSQRLQVLDDIPDHDPLTAEMVRSGRTIGCFQIESPGMRATLRETQADSVDNVMAALALFRPGPLTGGLKDAFVRRHLGRERVEHIHPALEPLLAETHGVFLYQEQVLRVAHELAGFSLAESDLLRRAMSHFDPGKQMQTLKEKFVRGAGEIKQVPPTVAERIWDMMAAFSGYGFPKAHAASYAQVAWRSAWCKAHYPAEFMAAVLANWGGYYGQETYLLEARRMGLRLHPPHINHSQRQFSVSYIEGQPQLYMGLDQLRDLGRETQRRIIALRPFSSLGDFLTRAYPRPVEARGLIQVGALEGLGLIPNLLEELGEGAWRRGQLPLFEAPAAQTEDWSEAEKAEAQRELLGVALAAHPLDTFAVQAAAAGALNTLEAAGGAPGAELRVAGMRQTWRRVQTSRGGYLYFMDLADFEGTLRVVIPDEVYRRDRHAFNSRGALLVTGRLESGRESPEPVLQATRLAALGPAASRP; encoded by the coding sequence ATGTTCGTACATTTAGCCACTCACTCGCAGTTTTCCTTTCTGCGCGGCCTGCCCGCCCCGGCCCAGCTGGCTGCCGCGGCTGCCGCAGCCAGCCAACCGGCCCTGGCCCTCTGCGACCACAACCGCCTCAGCGGGGCCATCGAGTTCAGCCTGGCCTGCCAGGCCGCTGGCATCCGGCCCATTCTGGGCATGACCGTCACGCTGCAGGCCGACCAACCGCTGGCTTTGCGTCTGCTGGCGATCAACGCCCAGGGTTGGACGCAGCTGTGCCAGCTGAGCAGCTGGCTGCAAGGGGAGCCCAACGGGGACGAACGCAGCCTGCCCTTCGCCCAGTTGCAGCAGCACGCCGAGGGCCTGATCTGCCTGGCGGATGCACCCCACCCCGAACTTGGACAGCTATTTGGCGATCGCTTTTATCGGGCCGGCGTGGATGCGGCGCTGTGGCCCGTCTATTACCTGCAGCCGCAGGAAGCCGGCCTGCAGCGTGTGGCCGCCGCCATCCGCACCAACACGCCGCTCTCCGCCCTGGCCGCCGACGCCTCCGTCCCGGCGCACTTTCCCAGCACCGCGGAGATGCAGGCGCGCTTCAGCCCGGCGGCGCTGGCGGCGACATGGGAAATTGCCGAGCGCTGCCAGTTCGACTTGCCGCTGGGGCAGCCCAACTTTCCCCAGCCCGATCTGCCGCCCGGGCAAAGCGCGCTGGAAGCGCTGCGCAGCCGGGCCTATGCCGGCGCGCAGCGCCACTACGGCGAAATCAACCAAGCCCTGCGCACCCGCCTGGATCACGAACTGCAGGTCATCCAAGCCAGCGGCTACACCACACTGTTCCTGATCATGGAAGAGATCCTGGGCTTTGCCCGCCGCGCCGGCGTGCCCATCTCTTCACGCGGCTCGGCGGCTTCCTCGCTGGTGGCCCACTGCCTGGACATCACCACCCCAGACCCCATGCGCCTCAACCTGTATTTCGAGCGCTTCCTCAACCCGGCCCGGCCCAGCCCGCCGGATATTGATACCGACCTGTGCTCGCGACGCCGCGATGTGGTCATCCGCCATGTCTACGAACACTACGGCGCAGACCGGGTGGCGATGGTGGCCACCATCAACCGCTTCCGCCGCCGCTCGGCCCTGCGTGAGGTGGCCAAGGCGCACGGCCTCCCATCCGCCGAGATCAAGCGCATGGTGGACAGCCTGCCCTACCGCTACTGGGGGCCGGGCAACCACCCCGAAGATCCACAGGCCTATGCCGACCTGGAAAGCCGTTTCCGCAGCCCGCAGCACCAGCGCGTCTTCGCCGACGCCCAAGCCCTGATCGGCTTGCCGCACCACCTCTCCATCCATCCCGGCGGCATCGTGATCAGTTCCGGCCCGCTGACCGACACGGTGCCCACCCAGTTCTCCGGCAAAGGCATCACCATCACCCAATACGACCTGGAGGGTGTGCAGCATATGGGCCTGGTCAAGATGGACCTGCTGGGCACGCGCGGCCTGACGGTGCTGGGCGACGTGGCCGACCACATCCGCCAGAACGGCGCCGCAGGCAGCCAACGCCTGCAGGTGCTGGACGACATCCCCGACCACGACCCGCTCACCGCCGAGATGGTGCGCAGCGGCCGCACCATCGGCTGCTTCCAGATCGAGAGCCCAGGCATGCGCGCCACGCTGCGTGAGACGCAGGCCGACAGCGTGGACAACGTCATGGCCGCTCTGGCCCTGTTCCGCCCCGGGCCGCTGACCGGCGGCCTGAAAGACGCCTTCGTGCGCCGCCACCTGGGCCGCGAACGCGTCGAGCACATCCACCCCGCCCTGGAACCGCTGCTGGCCGAGACGCACGGCGTCTTCCTCTACCAGGAGCAGGTGCTGCGCGTGGCCCACGAGCTGGCTGGCTTTAGCCTGGCCGAATCCGATCTGCTGCGCCGCGCGATGAGCCACTTCGACCCCGGCAAGCAAATGCAAACCTTGAAAGAGAAATTTGTCCGCGGCGCGGGCGAGATCAAACAAGTGCCGCCCACAGTGGCCGAGCGCATTTGGGACATGATGGCAGCCTTTTCCGGCTACGGCTTCCCCAAAGCGCATGCCGCCTCGTACGCTCAAGTCGCATGGCGCTCGGCCTGGTGCAAAGCGCACTACCCGGCAGAGTTCATGGCCGCCGTGCTGGCCAATTGGGGCGGCTACTACGGCCAGGAAACCTATCTGCTGGAAGCGCGTCGCATGGGCCTGCGCCTGCACCCGCCGCACATCAACCATTCCCAGCGCCAGTTCAGCGTCTCTTATATAGAAGGCCAGCCTCAGCTCTACATGGGCTTGGACCAGCTGCGCGACCTGGGGCGCGAGACCCAACGGCGCATCATCGCCCTGCGCCCGTTCAGCTCGCTGGGCGACTTCCTGACGCGTGCCTATCCGCGCCCGGTCGAGGCGCGCGGCCTGATCCAGGTCGGCGCGCTGGAGGGGTTGGGGTTGATCCCCAATTTACTGGAAGAACTGGGAGAAGGCGCCTGGCGGCGCGGCCAGCTGCCGCTGTTTGAAGCGCCAGCCGCGCAAACAGAAGATTGGAGCGAAGCGGAGAAAGCCGAAGCCCAACGTGAACTGCTGGGCGTGGCCCTGGCCGCCCATCCCTTGGACACCTTTGCCGTCCAGGCCGCGGCAGCCGGTGCGCTCAACACGCTGGAGGCCGCCGGGGGCGCTCCCGGCGCCGAACTACGCGTGGCGGGCATGCGCCAGACCTGGCGGCGGGTGCAAACCAGCCGCGGCGGCTATTTGTACTTTATGGACCTGGCCGACTTTGAAGGCACTCTGCGCGTGGTCATCCCAGACGAGGTCTATCGCCGGGATCGCCACGCCTTCAACAGCCGGGGGGCGCTGCTGGTCACCGGCCGCCTGGAAAGCGGCCGCGAGTCACCCGAACCCGTGCTGCAAGCCACGCGGCTGGCCGCGCTGGGGCCAGCGGCTAGCCGGCCGTAA
- a CDS encoding response regulator transcription factor: MIRVVLVEDQAMVRGAFARLLGLEPDIEVVAVAENGEQGLAAVTEHLPDILLTDIEMPGMTGLELAARLKGNPKVRVVIVTTFARTGYLRRALDAGVSGYVLKDSPIEHLAYTLRRVSVGNRVIAPELAVSAWTGSDPLTDREREVLREVGEGHTNVEIAQKLHLAEGTVRNYLSAAITKLGARNRAEAFAKAQEMGYL; encoded by the coding sequence ATGATCCGCGTCGTCCTCGTCGAAGACCAGGCCATGGTGCGAGGAGCCTTTGCGCGACTCCTCGGTCTCGAACCCGACATCGAGGTCGTCGCTGTTGCCGAAAATGGCGAGCAGGGGTTGGCCGCTGTCACAGAGCACCTGCCAGACATCCTGCTCACCGACATTGAAATGCCAGGAATGACGGGCCTCGAGCTGGCGGCTCGTCTCAAGGGCAATCCGAAGGTCCGAGTGGTAATCGTGACCACCTTCGCCCGAACTGGCTATCTGCGGCGGGCGCTGGATGCCGGAGTGTCTGGATATGTCCTCAAGGACTCGCCCATCGAGCATCTGGCCTACACACTCCGACGGGTGTCTGTAGGCAACCGTGTGATCGCCCCGGAGCTGGCAGTATCCGCATGGACCGGCAGCGACCCACTCACTGACCGGGAGCGAGAAGTCTTGCGAGAGGTCGGTGAAGGGCATACCAACGTGGAAATCGCGCAAAAGCTCCACCTCGCCGAAGGAACCGTACGCAACTACCTGTCAGCTGCCATCACCAAGCTCGGGGCCCGAAACCGTGCCGAGGCATTCGCCAAGGCCCAGGAAATGGGATACCTGTAA
- a CDS encoding sensor histidine kinase, with protein MNKNTTVQLGKSERFETRRSGFSRWAPLIFFAFVLTGPIFSPNAGPADWFFAVGVVAVALPVFVISEMRGWDITGAVVLMLLALATAPFDSTAIMALPIYAAALLARSASQETLRYRLLVITALTLPGFLLSSIPWPFRGFILISVIMIWVIGSAVFHDVSQDHRAVTLRAENRRIAHLATIAERERIARDVHDIAGQALTAIIVRSQLVQRLVPSDLDRTVEEAGEVERIAREALSSIRESVAGWHQASLLDELAVARDALATAGIELETLGKFEVDLAPSVENVLALGLREAVTNVLRHANAGTAVIRIDSQDGGVSLTVTDDGIGPSTKGTGSGIQGMRERVIAAGGTLTFGPGVRSGTQLRIDMPFGGGSS; from the coding sequence GTGAACAAGAACACGACAGTCCAACTCGGGAAATCGGAACGCTTCGAGACGAGGCGTTCCGGTTTCTCGCGCTGGGCTCCCCTGATCTTTTTTGCCTTCGTCCTCACCGGACCGATTTTCTCCCCTAACGCCGGCCCCGCAGATTGGTTTTTTGCTGTCGGAGTGGTTGCCGTGGCTCTCCCGGTCTTTGTCATTTCGGAAATGCGCGGTTGGGACATCACAGGAGCGGTTGTCCTGATGCTGCTGGCTCTCGCCACAGCCCCCTTTGACTCGACCGCCATCATGGCGCTGCCCATCTACGCCGCCGCTCTGCTTGCCAGGTCAGCCAGTCAGGAAACGCTGCGATACAGACTGCTGGTGATCACTGCCCTCACGCTGCCCGGTTTCCTGCTAAGTTCGATCCCTTGGCCGTTTCGGGGCTTCATACTCATTTCGGTGATCATGATCTGGGTGATTGGATCCGCCGTCTTCCATGATGTCTCACAGGACCATCGTGCGGTCACGCTGCGGGCTGAGAACCGCCGCATCGCTCACCTGGCCACGATTGCCGAGCGGGAACGGATCGCTCGCGACGTCCACGACATCGCAGGCCAGGCCCTCACCGCCATCATCGTGCGCAGCCAACTCGTCCAAAGGCTGGTCCCGTCGGACCTAGATCGCACCGTCGAGGAAGCCGGTGAGGTGGAACGCATCGCCCGCGAGGCACTGTCTTCGATCAGGGAAAGCGTAGCTGGATGGCATCAGGCCTCGCTGCTCGACGAGCTCGCGGTCGCACGTGATGCACTCGCGACGGCAGGCATCGAATTGGAGACGCTCGGAAAATTCGAGGTCGATCTGGCGCCTTCAGTCGAGAACGTTCTGGCGTTAGGGCTTCGCGAGGCGGTCACCAATGTTCTGCGCCATGCCAACGCAGGCACGGCGGTGATCCGCATAGACAGCCAGGATGGCGGCGTATCACTCACCGTGACCGACGATGGGATCGGACCTAGCACCAAGGGAACCGGCTCAGGAATCCAGGGTATGCGCGAACGCGTGATCGCCGCAGGGGGAACCCTCACATTCGGACCCGGAGTAAGGAGCGGAACACAGCTGCGCATTGACATGCCATTTGGTGGAGGCTCTTCATGA
- a CDS encoding ABC transporter permease: MNLKIFRTEVRDELLSIFREPIALFFSVLVPVAFFALFATMFGGEGGFGVESVARYGAFGVLSVVLSNPGISLADARERGWLRVKRADGTPLGVTLSAKVTAALPYAIITLAGITLVARLTAGPLDVIQVLRVIGVLLLGSLPFSLFSLAVGAKFSTNSTTAVLNAVLIPSVILSGLWFPLEMLPTWLGAIAVYLPPYHLAQLALAQVEGGAVWGHIAYLAGTTIVGAITAALAYRSADV, encoded by the coding sequence ATGAACCTAAAAATCTTTCGCACAGAGGTGCGTGACGAGCTCTTGTCAATCTTCAGGGAGCCAATCGCTCTCTTCTTCTCGGTACTGGTGCCGGTGGCTTTCTTTGCCCTGTTCGCAACCATGTTCGGCGGCGAGGGCGGCTTCGGCGTCGAGTCAGTAGCCAGGTACGGGGCATTTGGTGTGCTGTCCGTGGTTCTGTCGAACCCGGGTATCAGCCTTGCCGATGCCAGAGAGCGAGGCTGGCTGCGCGTCAAGAGAGCAGACGGTACGCCCCTTGGCGTGACGCTGTCTGCCAAAGTCACCGCAGCCCTGCCGTATGCGATCATCACCCTGGCAGGGATAACCCTGGTCGCCCGTCTGACCGCTGGGCCGCTGGACGTAATCCAGGTCCTGCGGGTCATCGGCGTGTTGCTGCTCGGATCCTTGCCATTCAGCCTGTTCTCCCTGGCTGTTGGCGCCAAGTTCAGTACCAACTCCACAACGGCGGTGCTCAACGCCGTGCTGATCCCTTCGGTGATCCTGTCCGGCCTCTGGTTCCCGCTCGAGATGCTCCCGACCTGGCTCGGCGCTATCGCGGTGTACCTCCCGCCCTATCACCTGGCACAACTGGCGTTGGCGCAGGTGGAAGGCGGAGCCGTGTGGGGTCACATCGCCTACCTCGCGGGAACAACGATCGTGGGGGCCATCACAGCCGCGCTGGCCTACCGTTCGGCAGACGTGTGA
- a CDS encoding ABC transporter ATP-binding protein: MEHVLEVRGLVHRYGDYTALSGVDLTVEAGECVALLGPNGAGKTTLVRNVIGLIEGHADLINVAGGNPRSAEIRRRLGVVQQAVGFPRSLTVGEIVGGAAARRGLSPEAASQAIAEMGLAGLEKHRAAELSGGQQQRLQLAMGLVDDPVLLVLDEPTEGLDVEARRRFWNTIRRRLDNGAGVLVTTHLVDEAAAVADRVVVVDRGRVVAQGTPDELRRTLSERRISVQTKVPVSVIRTFDSVETVELRNGRTVIATTDSEQVVRTLLDLDPEANDLTVETASLEEVLIAMTQHEEVLI; the protein is encoded by the coding sequence ATGGAACATGTACTCGAAGTACGAGGGCTGGTGCACCGATACGGTGACTACACGGCTCTCAGCGGAGTCGATCTGACCGTCGAAGCGGGGGAGTGTGTCGCTCTTCTCGGCCCCAATGGGGCCGGTAAGACCACCCTCGTCCGCAATGTGATCGGATTGATCGAAGGCCATGCTGACCTGATTAATGTGGCAGGTGGCAACCCACGCAGCGCCGAAATCCGGCGCAGGCTCGGTGTCGTCCAGCAAGCGGTCGGTTTTCCGCGGTCACTCACCGTCGGTGAGATCGTCGGCGGTGCGGCCGCCCGCCGGGGGTTGTCCCCAGAAGCAGCCAGCCAAGCCATTGCTGAAATGGGCCTGGCCGGCCTGGAGAAACACCGGGCAGCCGAGCTCTCCGGCGGACAGCAGCAGCGGCTGCAGCTCGCCATGGGGCTTGTTGACGATCCGGTACTGCTGGTACTCGACGAGCCCACCGAAGGGCTCGATGTGGAGGCACGCCGCCGGTTCTGGAACACGATTCGACGGCGTCTCGACAACGGAGCCGGTGTGCTGGTCACGACGCATCTCGTGGACGAGGCGGCCGCAGTCGCCGACCGGGTTGTTGTGGTTGATCGCGGACGAGTGGTCGCGCAAGGGACGCCGGACGAACTGCGCCGGACGCTCAGCGAGCGGCGCATCTCAGTCCAGACGAAGGTACCGGTGAGTGTAATCAGAACCTTCGACTCGGTCGAGACGGTCGAGCTTCGTAACGGCCGCACCGTGATCGCAACAACCGACAGTGAGCAGGTCGTCCGCACGCTGCTCGACCTCGACCCCGAGGCCAACGATTTGACGGTGGAGACGGCTAGCCTCGAAGAGGTGCTCATCGCCATGACCCAGCACGAGGAGGTGCTGATATGA